A genome region from Eremothecium gossypii ATCC 10895 chromosome VII, complete sequence includes the following:
- the SAC3 gene encoding Sac3p (Syntenic homolog of Saccharomyces cerevisiae YDR159W (SAC3)) translates to MASVGSLNPLANNGFKKKALKGQNKGIKHKPQKVKVHDKERAEVQSWTGYPQRDDRQHRKMGSARLSGAQDDAVGAVAERFSPETMGFQRFAHKKRETPRYMLQQTPLLWPQQFAQDPWDASNQKKMLSLEGSIADVTELWETLKKIRDVERKIMEQKGLVDRADFAKDLNDAIVFQGTCQDMCPIFERARRSVENNVVRYEKENPTDKRISRFRALKVFARPAAAAAPPLPSDVRPPHVLVKTLDYIVAHILQLLPDCESFLWDRMRSIRQDFTYQNYCGPEAIDCNERIVRIHLLILHVMARSEADYSRQQELEQLHKALITLTEIYDEVRAHGGSCPNEAEFRAYALLSRIRDPEYDKMIQELPGHIFNDDLVQLAICFRRVISNSSFIERGHIRTENCLNLYQRFFQLLSSDRVPFLMSSFLEVYVNEVRFFAMKALSLTLSKKHKSIPFQYFLDNLLFNSVDELLNFCKYYSIDTDEQGVSLKTLTHHSHQIPETKPLRQCYLQCIEEKLQRTTYEALINCGKPNKGYLPEDPGESLNSNFTSDMAQESTSLSEDDAALGSNDSNLPTYSESIIEQGSSLHGEHQDISKTFNFDSGDYKTTEPTTQSRAGSEVKSSMQFKPQQQSDLQSTKQFTAPFMSSVGSTTSPHILEETKTKKDVPFESSHRKPFAGNSQLKEENTFHFNQTALKLGAQTEASAQDEARDSGSKAIEGNELRNAVATELTDELIRTAVASHVRSEIEAVNKKTAKKKLMISILSDELFNAFIHETLYFVFLETRAESFYTKRRLKYHLTKWFQKYNSRKSDRVLRQKRKEELQEVSRQLGIPFLKRPRTSESVNSSGSNILGNSSFMKTPRIWVDTPVATETNHFNTPVRKNAALWQSIDLRKDYCDRIQINKDLAEYSDLLRKCDVKKDPIGLFVYSKNWNCISGSWLLGKFSLNENPSISVSGSKINMSVTKLCNDYAPSDFGNLHLLIFNTGVTDSNIFDLEMKMKQDGGKLIELVHGIALNTNYKFNILLIFWASADNPWSNHNISKYLKLRTISRLFGSVIQNIDIAHMNDGRPDETLFRSLTNVASNFKLELTERGEYNMSIMRRNLAGEGGAALMPFPGGHNDIDAKLHHMLQLESQKHELYRNKKSLYAHLQNHVRASPKAKTTKLPVLLSESNKNKFKTPLAFLPHRRSFSESPGSSLPSASSHLVAKVRHAPPPISTYGTPSHVRRPPQATNKLVFQTPSAAILGGSAGAPVTGTANTSGLSNITFAPPLLTPVTQMVLQSPPLQEQRNHPRPRTYALQARAESSFCRSDEVSAPPSSAALREAPTITRRDSRPGVAPPSYNDQPSSPIERNDLLSDNILELKGLIASVKSKLKH, encoded by the coding sequence ATGGCGTCTGTGGGGTCTTTGAATCCCTTGGCCAATAACGGTTTCAAGAAGAAGGCACTCAAGGGTCAGAACAAGGGTATCAAGCACAAGCCTCAAAAAGTCAAAGTGCATGACAAAGAGCGGGCGGAGGTGCAGAGCTGGACAGGATATCCTCAGCGGGACGACCGGCAGCATAGAAAGATGGGATCTGCGAGGCTGTCGGGTGCGCAGGACGACGCAGTAGGCGCGGTTGCAGAACGATTCTCACCGGAGACCATGGGGTTCCAGCGGTTTGCGCACAAAAAGCGCGAGACGCCGCGCTACATGCTGCAGCAGACGCCGCTGTTGTGGCCACAGCAGTTTGCGCAGGACCCCTGGGACGCTTCCAATCAGAAGAAGATGCTCAGCCTTGAGGGCTCGATCGCGGACGTGACAGAGCTATGGGAGACGTTGAAGAAGATACGCGACGTGGAGCGTAAAATCATGGAGCAGAAGGGGCTTGTGGACCGGGCTGATTTTGCAAAGGATTTGAACGATGCCATTGTGTTCCAGGGGACATGCCAGGACATGTGCCCGATCTTTGAGCGCGCGCGACGCAGCGTGGAAAACAATGTTGTGAGGTACGAAAAGGAGAACCCGACTGATAAACGCATATCGCGCTTCCGTGCCCTCAAAGTGTTCGCGCGtccggcggcggcagcggcgcctCCACTACCGTCTGATGTGCGTCCGCCGCATGTGTTGGTCAAGACGCTTGATTACATTGTCGCTCATATCCTACAGCTGTTGCCCGACTGCGAAAGCTTTCTCTGGGACCGAATGCGGTCGATCCGTCAGGACTTCACATACCAGAACTACTGTGGTCCAGAAGCGATAGACTGCAATGAGCGAATTGTCCGCATTCACTTGCTCATCCTCCACGTGATGGCGCGCTCCGAGGCGGACTACAGCAGGCAGCAGGAATTGGAGCAGTTACACAAAGCACTGATTACTCTCACGGAAATATATGATGAAGTGCGAGCGCATGGCGGGAGCTGTCCTAATGAGGCAGAGTTCCGAGCATATGCATTGTTGAGTAGGATAAGAGATCCAGAGTACGACAAAATGATCCAGGAACTCCCTGGCCACATATTTAATGACGATCTTGTGCAACTTGCGATATGTTTCAGGCGGGTGATTTCGAATAGCTCATTTATCGAACGGGGCCATATCAGGACCGAGAACTGTCTCAATTTGTACCAAAGGTTCTTCCAGTTGCTCAGCTCAGACAGAGTTCCATTCTTAATGAGTTCGTTTCTCGAGGTTTATGTCAATGAGGTCAGATTCTTTGCTATGAAAGCGCTCTCTTTGACTCTCTCAAAAAAGCATAAGAGTATCCCCTTTCAATACTTTTTGGACAACTTGCTATTTAACAGTGTTGATGAGCTCCTTAATTTTTGCAAGTATTATTCTATCGATACTGACGAACAGGGCGTGTCCTTGAAGACTTTAACTCACCATTCTCATCAAATTCCTGAGACAAAACCTTTGCGTCAATGTTACTTGCAATGCATTGAGGAGAAATTACAGCGAACTACTTACGAAGCACTAATCAACTGCGGGAAACCGAACAAAGGATATTTGCCGGAGGACCCCGGGGAGTCTTTGAATTCAAATTTTACATCTGATATGGCACAAGAATCGACCTCTCTTTCGGAGGATGATGCTGCTCTAGGGAGCAATGATTCAAATCTACCCACATATTCGGAAAGCATCATTGAGCAGGGGTCCTCCTTGCACGGAGAACACCAGGATATATCTAAAACTTTCAACTTCGATAGTGGAGATTATAAGACTACCGAACCCACTACCCAATCCCGCGCTGGAAGTGAAGTGAAATCTAGCATGCAGTTCAAGCCACAGCAACAGTCTGATCTGCAGTCCACGAAACAGTTTACGGCACCATTTATGTCTAGTGTCGGCTCTACAACCTCACCGCATATTTTAGAGGAAACAAAAACTAAAAAAGATGTACCGTTTGAGTCATCGCACAGAAAACCATTTGCTGGCAATTCCCAGCTAAAAGAGGAAAATACTTTTCATTTTAACCAAACAGCTTTAAAACTGGGAGCCCAAACTGAAGCTAGCGCTCAAGATGAAGCTAGAGATTCTGGCTCCAAAGCAATAGAAGGGAATGAACTGCGTAACGCGGTTGCAACCGAACTAACAGATGAGCTCATTAGGACTGCTGTGGCGTCGCATGTTCGCTCAGAAATAGAGGCTGTAAATAAGAAAACAGCCAAAAAGAAATTGATGATCTCAATACTTTCCGATGAATTATTCAATGCATTCATACATGAAACGTTATATTTTGTCTTTTTGGAGACCAGAGCAGAATCATTTTATACTAAAAGAAGACTAAAGTATCACCTCACCAAGTGGTTTCAAAAGTATAATTCACGGAAGTCTGATAGAGTTCTACGTCAGAAGCGTAAGGAAGAGTTACAAGAAGTTAGCAGACAATTGGGCATTCCTTTCCTCAAAAGACCTCGCACGTCCGAATCAGTGAATTCTTCTGGCTCCAATATTTTAGGAAACTCCTCCTTCATGAAAACGCCAAGAATATGGGTCGATACCCCTGTAGCCACCGAGACCAATCACTTTAATACTCCAGTTCGGAAGAATGCTGCTCTTTGGCAGTCGATAGATCTTAGGAAAGATTATTGCGATCGTATCCAGATCAATAAGGATTTGGCTGAATATTCAGATCTGCTGCGCAAGTGTGACGTAAAAAAAGATCCCATCGGATTATTTGTTTATTCCAAAAACTGGAACTGCATCTCTGGATCATGGCTACTGGGTAAATTCTCCCTTAATGAGAATCCGTCGATCAGCGTATCAGGCTCGAAAATAAATATGTCAGTTACAAAGTTGTGCAATGATTACGCTCCTAGTGACTTTGGAAACCTGCATCTATTAATTTTCAATACTGGTGTGACGGACTCAAATATTTTTGACTTGGAAATGAAAATGAAACAGGATGGCGGGAAGCTTATCGAATTAGTTCACGGCATCGCTCTGAACACGAACTATAAGTTCAATATTTTGCTAATATTTTGGGCATCCGCTGACAATCCATGGAGTAATCATAATATATCAAAATACCTTAAGTTACGAACTATTTCCCGACTTTTCGGATCCGTTATCCAGAATATTGATATTGCCCACATGAACGATGGCAGACCAGATGAGACTTTATTCAGATCGCTTACGAATGTTGCATCCAATTTTAAGCTTGAACTAACCGAGCGGGGCGAATACAACATGTCCATTATGCGGCGCAATTTGGCAGGAGAAGGCGGTGCTGCACTGATGCCTTTCCCAGGCGGCCACAATGACATCGACGCGAAGTTGCATCACATGCTGCAGCTAGAGAGCCAAAAACATGAATTGTACCGGAACAAGAAAAGTCTCTACGCACACCTGCAGAACCACGTTCGGGCATCTCCCAAGGCTAAAACCACAAAACTGCCGGTTCTGCTCTCCGAGAGTAACAAGAACAAGTTCAAGACACCCTTGGCGTTTCTGCCCCACCGTCGCTCGTTCTCGGAGTCTCCCGGATCTTCACTGCCTTCCGCTTCCTCCCATCTAGTTGCTAAGGTGAGACATGCCCCCCCACCTATCTCAACGTACGGCACACCTAGCCATGTGCGGCGGCCGCCACAGGCCACCAACAAGCTAGTCTTTCAAACACCTTCCGCAGCGATCCTCGGCGGAAGCGCTGGGGCTCCTGTAACCGGTACCGCCAACACTAGTGGCCTGTCCAATATTACATTTGCCCCGCCGTTGCTCACTCCTGTCACACAGATGGTGCTACAGTCTCCTCCTCTGCAAGAGCAGCGCAATCATCCTAGGCCTCGTACCTATGCCCTGCAAGCCCGCGCAGAGAGCTCCTTCTGCCGTAGCGACGAAGTCTCTGCTCCTCCGTCTTCCGCCGCCTTACGCGAGGCTCCGACCATCACCCGTCGCGACAGCCGCCCAGGTGTAGCCCCTCCATCGTATAATGACCAGCCCTCATCTCCGATTGAGAgaaatgatttactctctGACAATATCCTAGAGTTGAAGGGCCTGATTGCCAGTGTAAAGAGCAAACTAAAACACTGA
- the NHA1 gene encoding Nha1p (Syntenic homolog of Saccharomyces cerevisiae YLR138W (NHA1); 1-intron), translated as MAVWDHLDVSKAHVAYACVGVFSCIFSLVSLFVKERLYIGESTVAVIFGLIVGPQCLKWFDPTAWGNTDSITLEISRVVLCLQIFAVAVELPKKYMLKHWMSVTMLLIPVMTTGWLIIGLFVWLLIPGLNFSSSLLISACITATDPILAQSVVSGKFAERVPGHLRNLLSAESGCNDGMAFPFIYLALNLVIYPGNGREIVKDWICVTILYECVFGCLLGVVIGYAGRRAIRFAEDKKIIDRESFLAFYVVLALMCAGFGSILGVDDLLVSFAAGAAFAWDGWFAKKTEESKVSTVIDLLLNLAYFVYFGAIIPWKQFNDPLIGTKVWRLILLAIAVITLRRIPAVLFFKSMIPDIKSWREALFVGHFGPIGVGAIFAAILARAELEAHATGEDTPLKEIPAQGTEHWQLIACVWPIVCFLIVTSIIVHGSSVAVITLGRHLNAITLTKSFTTHTTNGNNRSSSWMQRLPGLDKSGRSFSLHRIDTLARAESLTRVSTVETSGVPAKRAGGMQKKRGRKFGKNRAKDLFRTASRRADTTPFEDPALKEERLARERQAQAAAFALSREDRTDYEEKGTTEGYGESPSTQQSLGYSSNVTDLPQDTATLEEADLSSDDLSHQMDERVPFPSSSQGSSRLAEHYNEDHDPTVAYLEGNSVILENKHGEIVGHSKRSKPAKDIEEGTQNDELSRRSSEVMNTLKKVISPAFLKKPIIDVDRGIKYHAYKVNDILIIENEDGEVLRRYRINTHKENGRPRTKPRPRTKTRSSSVVTKALSVVGLGRSKNSSPSSEDEAEPSDDLNQRPIQARRLTPVPSAYPPVVTGDVTGYTDIEDEDEDEDESYRSTDLSDQAHSDSDAPAFEDEETEVERARRLTALGAFSAPRCDDDEEEVPRLTASKK; from the exons ATGGCTGTTTGGGATCACCTAGAT GTGTCTAAAGCTCATGTGGCGTATGCATGCGTTGGTGTATTTTCATGTATTTTTTCATTGGTTTCACTTTTTGTAAAGGAAAGACTCTACATAGGTGAGTCGACCGTTGCCGTCATATTCGGGTTGATAGTTGGGCCACAGTGCTTGAAATGGTTTGATCCCACAGCATGGGGAAACACGGACTCTATCACCTTAGAGATATCGCGTGTGGTTCTTTGTCTACAGATCTTTGCAGTGGCGGTCGAGCTCCCCAAGAAGTATATGTTGAAACACTGGATGTCTGTGACGATGTTGCTAATCCCAGTGATGACAACAGGTTGGCTAATAATTGGACTATTTGTGTGGCTGCTTATTCCCGGGTTGAACTTCTCGTCTAGTTTATTGATCTCGGCATGTATCACGGCTACCGATCCCATATTGGCTCAGTCCGTGGTGTCTGGTAAATTTGCTGAGCGTGTACCAGGCCACTTGCGGAACCTTCTTTCTGCGGAATCTGGCTGTAACGATGGAATGGCGTTTCCGTTCATTTACTTGGCTTTGAATCTAGTGATTTACCCAGGCAACGGCCGTGAGATTGTAAAGGATTGGATCTGTGTGACAATTCTATATGAATGTGTCTTCGGCTGTCTTCTAGGTGTGGTGATAGGTTATGCAGGCCGGCGAGCGATCCGCTTTGCAGAGGATAAAAAAATCATTGACCGAGAGTCCTTCTTGGCATTCTACGTTGTCTTGGCACTTATGTGTGCGGGgtttggttctattttAGGGGTTGATGATTTGTTAGTATCATTTGCTGCAGGTGCAGCCTTTGCTTGGGATGGCTGGTTTGCCAAGAAAACTGAAGAAAGCAAAGTTTCCACAGTCATTGATTTACTACTCAATTTGGCATATTTTGTTTATTTTGGCGCGATTATTCCCTGGAAGCAGTTTAACGATCCACTGATTGGCACTAAGGTATGGCGGTTGATCTTGTTAGCAATCGCCGTTATAACGTTAAGGAGAATTCCTGCAGTGCTTTTTTTCAAAAGTATGATCCCGGATATAAAGTCTTGGAGAGAAGCTCTTTTTGTTGGTCACTTTGGTCCAATTGGGGTTGGGGCTATTTTTGCCGCTATCTTGGCTAGAGCCGAATTGGAAGCCCATGCCACCGGTGAAGATACTCCGTTGAAGGAAATACCGGCCCAAGGAACAGAGCATTGGCAGTTAATTGCTTGTGTCTGGCCAATTGTATGCTTTTTAATCGTCACGTCTATCATAGTTCATGGTTCTTCGGTTGCCGTTATAACATTAGGTCGCCATTTGAACGCTATAACTTTGACGAAATCGTTCACCACGCATACTACCAATGGTAATAACCGCAGCTCGTCTTGGATGCAGAGATTACCGGGCCTAGACAAAAGTGGTCGGTCCTTTTCTTTGCATCGTATTGATACTCTAGCTCGTGCAGAAAGCTTGACTCGGGTAAGCACAGTCGAAACCAGCGGTGTTCCGGCAAAACGTGCTGGCGGCATGCAGAAAAAGCGTGGGAGAAAATTCGGCAAGAATAGGGCTAAAGACTTATTTAGGACGGCATCTAGAAGGGCGGATACAACTCCGTTTGAGGATCCTGCCCTAAAGGAAGAACGGTTGGCCAGAGAGAGACAAGCACAAGCCGCAGCGTTTGCTTTAAGCAGAGAAGATCGGACTGACTATGAAGAAAAAGGTACCACCGAAGGCTATGGAGAATCACCATCCACACAACAATCCTTAGGCTACAGTTCCAATGTCACGGATCTCCCTCAGGATACTGCAACCCTAGAGGAAGCCGATCTATCAAGTGACGATTTATCTCATCAAATGGATGAGCGTGTCCCATTCCCATCTTCGAGTCAAGGATCATCTAGACTAGCGGAACATTATAATGAAGACCATGACCCAACGGTAGCATATCTAGAGGGTAATAGTGTCATTCTTGAGAACAAACACGGTGAAATTGTTGGCCATAGCAAGAGATCCAAGCCCGCCAAGGATATTGAAGAGGGAACCCAGAATGACGAGCTCTCGCGCCGCTCTTCTGAAGTTATGAATACGCTCAAGAAAGTAATATCTCCGGCTTTCCTCAAGAAACCGATCATTGATGTCGATAGGGGTATCAAGTATCATGCCTACAAGGTGAATGATATATTAATTATAGAAAACGAAGATGGCGAGGTATTGAGACGCTATCGGATTAATACTCACAAGGAAAATGGGCGCCCTAGAACGAAGCCCAGGCCCAGAACCAAAACTCGGAGTTCTAGTGTGGTGACAAAAGCTCTTTCCGTAGTCGGGTTGGGAAGGTCTAAGAACAGTTCCCCATCTTCAGAAGACGAAGCTGAACCTTCTGATGATTTAAATCAAAGACCTATCCAGGCTCGGAGATTGACACCGGTGCCTTCTGCATATCCTCCTGTAGTAACTGGTGATGTGACTGGTTACACCGATATTGAagacgaggacgaggacgaagaTGAAAGCTACAGGTCGACAGATCTATCAGATCAGGCTCATTCAGATAGCGATGCGCCAGCATTTGAGGACGAGGAAACAGAAGTAGAAAGGGCCAGGCGACTTACCGCATTGGGCGCATTTTCGGCGCCAAGGTgcgacgacgacgaagaGGAAGTTCCTCGTCTTACTGCAAGCAAGAAATAG